A genomic window from Nicotiana sylvestris chromosome 11, ASM39365v2, whole genome shotgun sequence includes:
- the LOC138881263 gene encoding uncharacterized protein: MVKFEYEDREIVVHGEDEQSIYRGLSIPCLEAREGSEHTVYQAFEVVLAEQYEEGIPCPQHFLSHASIMVAKEMIRQGFKPGKGLGKSLQGITEPITLPSTKKLFGIGFQPTLKDEDWAKKRKNKGWKPKYIEEEDDEAFTAEEIEEICGAIREMLYETHMVQLGEGTSTAEKQRKFKTDISDKIKEEITKQLKIGVIRVVQYTTWLANVVPVLMDEEDAEKTAFTTPWGTYRYRIMPFGLKNDGATYMRVMTAIFHDMIHQEIEVYVDDVIVKSRNQDDHVRDMRKFFERLRKYDLKLNPAKCAFGVPSGKLLGFIVRRRDEEINTIEVVSEDAHAWKMFFDGAINAKGVGIGAILILPASQHYSATARLRFFCTNNTAEYEACIMGMNMAVDQGVEDLLIMGDSDLIIRQAQGKWETRDIKLIPYRQHVEDLGKRFKSIEFRYIPRCHNELADALATLASMLPYPSNADIGPLEVQIRERHGYYNVIEAGPSIQPWYQDVKRFLKTQEYPEHATGDEKRTIRQHASGFFLRREVLYKRTPDLNLLRCVDAEEAGRIMHEVHAGVCGPHMNEYVLAKKILRAGYYWITMDNDCFNVVRKCHQCQVHGDLIHASPTELHPMSAPWPFVAWDNAANLNSRLMEDICEQFKITHSNSTPYRPKANGVVEAANKNIKKILRKTIQSSREWHEQLPFALLGYRTTVCTSAGATLYLLVYGTEAVIPVEVEIPSLRTIVEAEIEDSEWEAKGKFAPNWKGPYIIRKILPRGALYLGDIEGNDPETAMNADAVKMYYV; encoded by the exons atggtgaagtttgaatatgaagatcgggaaattgtggtccacggagaagacgaacagtctatttatcggggcCTATCTAtcccatgtcttgaagcaagagaagggagtgagcacacagtttatcaggcttttgaagttgtgctagcggagcagtatgaagaagggATCCCTTGTCCCCAACATTTCTTGTCCCACGCTTCAATCATGgttgctaaagaaatgatccgacaggGATTCAAACCGGGAAAAGGGCTTGGAAAATcgctgcaaggaataacggaacctaTCACCTTGCCTTCTACTAAGAAACTCTTTGGGATAGGCTTCCAACCTACTCTAAAAGATGAAGATTGggcaaagaagagaaaaaataagGGATGGAA ACCAAAGtatattgaagaagaagatgacgaggcctttacggccgaagagattgaagaaatatgtggggcaataaGAGAAATGCTTTACGAAACTCACATGGTTCAGctgggagaaggcacaagcaccgctgag aagcagaggaagttcaagactgatatcagtgacaagatcaaagaagaaatcacgaAGCAGCTGAAAAtaggagtaattcgggtagtccagtatactacatggttggctaatgtagttccg gtgttgatggatgaagaagatgccgagaaaaccgccttcactacaccttggggtacttaccGTTATCGGattatgccattcggtttaaagaatgacggggcaacttacatgagagtcatgactgccatttttcatgatatgatacatcaagagatagaggtatatgtagacgacgtgatagtcaagtctagGAATCAGGACGATCATGTTCGAGACATGAGGAAATTTTTTGAGAGGCTGAGAAAGTACGACCTGAAGCTGAATCCGGCTAagtgcgccttcggagtcccatcgggcaagcttctgggtttcatagtaagaaggagag atgaagagataaacaccatagaagtagtctcggaagACGCTCAtgcttggaagatgttctttgatggggccataaatgccaaaggtgtaggaattggggcaatcttgatcttaCCCGCTAGTCAACATTATTCGGCTACAGctaggcttcgtttcttttgcacgaacaatacagctgaatatgaagcctgcatcatgggcatgaatatggcaGTCGATCAAGGTGTTGAAGATTTGTTaattatgggggattctgatcTGATAATCCGACAAGCCCAAGGtaaatgggaaactcgagatatcaagcttattccttaccggcagCACGTGGAAGATCTCGGCAAGCgattcaaatcaatagagttcaggtacatcccgCGATGTCATAatgaactagctgatgcacttgccactttagcttcaatgttaccttatccAAGCAACGCCGACATCGGTCCCTTGGAagtccaaatcagggaaagacacggttactataatgtaatcgaggcaggaccaagtatccagccatggtaccaggatgttaaaaggtttttgaaaacacaagaataccccgaacatgctactggagatgaaaagagaactattaggcaGCATGCGAGTGGATTCTTTTTGAGACGtgaggtattgtataaaagaaccccggatctcaacttgttaagatgtgttgacgccgaagaagcaggaagaatcatgcatgaagtacacgcaggagtgtgtggacctcatatgaacgAGTATGTCttggcgaagaaaatccttcgagccgGGTATTATTGGATAACTATGGATAACGACTGTTTCAACGTCgtccggaaatgtcatcagtgtcaggtgcatggagatctgattcatgcatCTCCAACGGAGCTACATCCTATGTCGGCACCGTGGCCTTTTgtcgcttggg ataatgcggcaaacctgaatagtcgcTTGATGGAGGAtatatgcgaacagttcaaaataacgcatagtaactccactccttatcggcccaaagccaatggcgttgttgaagcggcaaacaaaaacatcaagaagattttgagaaagacaaTCCAGAGTTCCAGAgagtggcatgaacagttaccttttgccttgctgggatatcgcactacagtgtGCACATCAGCAGGCGCAACCTTatacttgttggtttatgggactGAGGCTGTGATACCggtagaggtagaaattccttcgctccggaccattgtcgaagcagagattgaagatagcgagtgg gaagcgaaaggaaaatttgctcctaattggaaaggtccgtacatcatcaggaagatattacCAAGAGGAGCATTatatctgggtgatattgaaggaaatgatcctgaaacagctatgaatgcggatgcagtcaaaatgTACTATGTCTGA
- the LOC138881264 gene encoding uncharacterized protein, which yields MGFLQPVPQTRHNPASPAYKASVRCAYHSGAEGHDTNDCWTLRKVVENLIEQGKIVLRDEEVPNVTNNPLPAHNNGPLIGMICEDKEFDPTLKAIIAIDDAERKRKAALKQEKGEKKTNTVKAELEKKFETKTEMMTTSKNEVLYIPRGRSEKPQRCEIKRGIPMYVSKGAYVVCGTIKPPRLDEPVVIGRVPQKPMTDPSTVPWNYQQTLVTYKGKEITGKLPENTSAEKYSDIQEVNNATRKRFPPKKPVSAEEVEAFFQKMNMPDYEVVDQLRQYPEQVSMLSLLMRSAEHQKILLKTLNEAYVPAETSAEQLERMTERFFAVNQVSFSKNDLPPEGEAHNKALHLTVKCEDYYVKRVMLDGGSGVDICPLSTLQRMEIGTGRIRPNNVCVRAFDGIKRDTLGEIDLILTIGPVEF from the coding sequence atgggtttcctgcaaccagtccctcagacaaggcacaatccagcatcacctgcttacaaagccagtgttaggtgtgcttatcattcaggagcagaagggcatgataccaatgattgttggactttaagaaaGGTGGTAGAGAACTTAATAGAACAGGGAAAGATAGtattaagggacgaggaggtcccaaatgtgaccaacaatccgttgcccgctcacaataatgggccgttgattgggatgatctgtgaggacaaggagtttgatcctaccctaaaagctataatcgccattgacGATGCAGAGAGAAAGCGTAAAGCAGCCCTGAagcaagaaaaaggggaaaagaagactaaTACCGTCAAGGCTGAGCTCGAAAAGAAGTTTGAAACAAAGACAGAGATGATGACGACTTCGAAGAATGAGGTTCTCTATATTCCACGGGGTCGATCAGAGAAGCCACAAAGATGCGAAATAAAAAGGGGAATACCGATGTATGTGTCGAAAGGAGCCTATGTGGTCTGCGGGACGATTAAACCGCCTCGGCTggatgagccagtggttatcggacgcgtgccacagaagCCAATGACAGACCCGTCCACGGTTCCATGGAATTATCAACAAACATTGGTCacatacaaaggcaaagaaatcacggggaaacttccagaaaatacttctgCTGAAAAATATTCAGACATTCAAGAAGTGAACAATGCCACACGGAAGcgcttcccacccaagaagcctgtAAGTGCTGAAGAAGTAGAGGCTTTCTTCCAGAAGATGAATATGCCTGACTATGAAGTGGTGGATCAGTTGCGCCAATACCCTGAACAAGTGTCTATGCTATCTTTGCTAATGAGGTCCGCCGAACATCAGAAGATCCTGCTCAAAACCTTGAATGAAGCGTATGTGCCGGCTGAGACTTCAGCTGAACAACTTGAAAGAATGACGGAAAGGTTCTTTGCGGTTAATCAAGTTTCTTTTAGCAAAAACGATTTGCCTCCAGAGGGAGAAGCTCACAACAAGGCTTTACATCTGACAGTCAAGtgtgaagactactacgtcaagcgagtaatgttggatgggggttcgggtgttgacatttgcccgctctccacgctgcaaagaatggaaattgggaccggaaggattcgccccaataatgtctgcgtaagagcttttgATGGCATCAAGCGGGACACCCTCGGAGAAATAGACCTGATATTGACTATCGGGCCGGTGGAGTTCTAA